A window of the Rhizobium brockwellii genome harbors these coding sequences:
- a CDS encoding OpgC family protein: MASTPTQAIVTGRSSLSAAAPVRDTRLDVLRGVALIMIFINHVPGQIFEYVTTKNFGFSDAAEAFVLISGIAVGLAYGSRFQPGNRLTVAIKAVKRAFTLYLAHMITTFMTLALFICGAWLFHRPGLLVEINILAVLMNLKEGIPALLLLGHQIGYNNILPMYGALMLTVPIILLLNARSPWLALGVSATVWLLAGIYEVAPHNMLIEGYWFLNPLSWQFLFAIGIVSMLHIKRGGTIPQHPLLLTAAAGYVVLSFIWVTGHLWIFGNSLAALGLPPVITGFDKTFLSLPRLLHVLALTYLVISIPALSRILRRPADHPLTILGRHSLNIFVAGTILAMIGQVVLYITNKDQLVGPLFVITGIAIQFAYAYYLERKRQQGRLKGKLVTDTASIPVPVRIGRTANAYRQNDRK, from the coding sequence ATGGCAAGCACGCCGACCCAAGCCATCGTCACGGGGCGCAGCTCCCTATCCGCAGCTGCGCCAGTGCGTGACACGAGGCTCGACGTCTTGCGCGGCGTGGCGCTGATCATGATCTTCATCAATCATGTTCCCGGACAAATCTTTGAATATGTGACGACGAAGAATTTCGGTTTCTCCGATGCCGCCGAAGCCTTCGTGCTGATCTCGGGCATCGCCGTCGGCCTTGCCTATGGATCCCGCTTCCAGCCGGGCAACCGGCTCACAGTGGCGATCAAGGCGGTAAAGCGCGCCTTCACGCTCTATCTCGCCCATATGATCACCACCTTCATGACGCTGGCGCTCTTCATCTGCGGTGCCTGGCTGTTCCATCGGCCGGGCTTGCTGGTCGAAATCAATATCCTGGCGGTTCTGATGAACCTGAAGGAAGGCATTCCGGCGCTGCTGCTGCTCGGCCACCAGATCGGCTACAACAATATCCTGCCGATGTATGGCGCGCTGATGCTGACCGTGCCGATCATCCTGCTGTTGAATGCGCGCAGCCCCTGGCTGGCGCTCGGCGTATCGGCCACGGTCTGGCTGCTTGCGGGCATCTATGAAGTGGCGCCGCACAACATGTTGATCGAGGGCTACTGGTTCCTCAATCCGCTCTCCTGGCAGTTCCTGTTTGCGATCGGCATCGTCTCGATGCTGCATATCAAGCGTGGCGGCACCATCCCGCAGCATCCGCTGCTGCTGACGGCCGCTGCCGGTTACGTCGTGCTGTCCTTCATTTGGGTGACCGGCCATCTCTGGATTTTCGGCAACTCGCTGGCAGCACTCGGCCTGCCGCCTGTTATCACTGGTTTCGACAAGACCTTCCTGTCGCTGCCGCGGCTGCTGCACGTGCTGGCGCTGACCTATCTCGTCATCAGTATCCCGGCCCTCTCGCGTATCCTGCGCCGTCCTGCGGACCATCCGCTGACGATCCTCGGCCGCCATTCGCTGAACATCTTCGTCGCCGGCACGATCCTCGCCATGATCGGCCAGGTGGTGCTCTACATTACCAACAAGGACCAACTGGTCGGTCCGCTCTTCGTGATTACAGGGATCGCGATACAATTCGCCTATGCCTATTATCTCGAACGCAAGCGCCAGCAGGGCAGGCTCAAGGGGAAACTTGTCACCGATACCGCCTCTATCCCCGTTCCCGTCCGCATTGGCAGAACGGCAAATGCCTATCGCCAGAACGATCGGAAATAG
- a CDS encoding GH36-type glycosyl hydrolase domain-containing protein — protein sequence MSISHLSPSLPREPDMKQIDHNGSIRSTYLSIEDIKAMGDAVARNGVDQLPAFAPFDFFARHKENEKEILRVYRTTATDVEAGETITPAAEWLLDNHYIVEEAIQEVRRDFPRRFYRELPTMVVGGVEVPRTLVLAWLYVAHTHSTISQESLTALVDGFQASETLRIGELWALPSLVRYVLVENLRRISSRVEASRRLRRRANEAADELVRLTDPAGATAYLKTLEPLAEDNTFSTQFLYRLRDGSQTSSLAITWLDARLEELGRNTEETTAAEHSRLSSGNVTMGNIIRSLREIDDAEWSVWVEQVSHVDKLLWEHSDYGILDSGSRNKYRKQIEKLAKRSPLSEMEIAQLALDMTDAAKASDEPQPHEPNVGGFLSGAQRPKLEARANYRPTIIQHFVRAVRRFNWLAIAVPVMLLTVIAMAIVGKFMANAGMGAFEIALLLIMFSVPASEGATGLFNTLLSFFVTPARLVGYEFKDGIPEDARTLLVVPCLISNRDSVDDHVRNLEVHYLANPRGEIYFAMLSDWPDSEVEETPADLEVLDYARREIANLSARYAYDGKTRFYLLHRRRLYNPSEGVWMGWERKRGKLHELNMLLRGDRDTTYLPGANTVPANVQYVMTLDADTRLMRDAVTKLVGKLYHPINRPVINPKTGRVESGYGVLQPRVTPSLTTGKDASVFQRVFSINRGLDPYVFTVSDVYQDLAGEGTFTGKGLYHVDAFEASLKGRIDENSVLSHDLLEGSMARCALVTDLELVEDFPIRYEVETSRQHRWARGDWQLLPYMFNPKYGVTALGRWKMFDNLRRSLTPIAWFFASVLGWYFMGPLGALIWQILLIFCLFVAPTLSLINGIIPRTSDIIARAHLYTVWSDITAANAQVALRIVFIADSACMMADAIGRSLYRLFFSRKLMLQWRTAASVQAGGQGTLISYYKAMWHAPALALLALGFAALPGDNAFLVGIPFALLWILSPVVAWYVSQSAETEDRLEVADSVSSELRKIARRTWRYFETFTTAEQNYLPPDNIQETPHVIVAARTSPTNIGVYLLSVVSGRHFGWFSFEETLERLEQTIATIDKMEKFRGHLFNWYHTDTLQTLGPRYVSAVDSGNLAGHLIAISSACRNWAEAPSAHMQGNLDGVGDTAGILREVLADLPDDRKTVRPLRRRLEERIVGFQNALAAVKREHEFASIRIINLAVLARDIEKLAANLDHEVKSKQSEEVTQWAASLVKVCEAHISDSTFDLSKVDALRPRLVALRDKARDLAFSMDFGFLFRPERRLLSIGYRVESGELDQACYDLLASECRLTSLFGIAKGDLPTEHWYRLGRQVVPVGSRGALVSWSGSMFEYLMPPLVMQERGGGILNQTNNLVVVEQMNYARKLGIPWGISEAAFNARDHNLNYQYTNFGVPTLGLKRGLGHNAVIAPYASLLASQYDPPAALENLQRLRKLGALGKFGFHDAVDFTPTRVPEGKKCAVVYNYYAHHHGMSIAAVANVAFNGHLRELFHADPVIEAAELLLQEKAPRDIPVMSGKHESDTPASIQDDLLRPELRKISDPASRDRELVFLSNGHYSVMLTATGAGYSRWNNLSVSRWKPDPTEDRWGSFIFLRDTATNEWWSATSEPKGVEGEKTMVEFADEKAQFTKIVGDLTSEVECIVATEHDAEARRVTLLNMGTEDRFIEVTSYLEPVITSDDTDNAHPAFARMFVKTEIGKRGDVIRAERNKRDPNEPNISIAHLIVDNAGDTRHTEFETDRRKFIGRGRSLADAAAFDPGATLSGSDGFMLDAVMSLRRTVRVPAGKKVSVIFWTIAAPSREEVDKAVNRYRHPDAFTHELVQAWTRTQVQMRHVGVTSQQAAAFQHLGRYLVYPDMQLRKDEATVEAGLQSQSALWPLAISGDFPIFTLRINDDMDLDIAREALLAQEYLRSRGVTADLVIMNERASSYAQDMQHALDAMCENVRRMGQADGLRQHIFAVRKDLMEEATYHALIAASRVTLHTKNGKVVDQINRAVALFAPSKEELQEMERAERNKAPVKRIAPVPPPVVPAVVIEEEGDLDFWNGIGGFARDGREYVVRLPGGHATPQPWINVISNDSFGFHVSAEGSGFTWSVNSRDYQLTSWSNDAVVNRSGEAFYLTDLDSGAVMTPFAALSRRPDIRFEARHGLGYSVFSSVQHDIALELTQTIDREKPVKLQRLRLRNTGSTSRKLRLYGYVEWILGSNPGRTVPFILSSHDEETGALFATNPYSIDFSNRTAFFAASETLSSFSASRREFIGKAGTIQAPQAVISAAALSGATELDGDPAAALAIDIELGAGEERDFTFFLGDTPTEEEARTVIADIRKASFDETVEANRAFWRDFTGRLQISTPDRGMNNLVNTWLPYQSLGCRIMARTAFYQASGAFGFRDQLQDTLAFVLHEPSLARRQILNAASRQFREGDVQHWWLPGTGAGVRTLISDDVVWLAYAIHHYCSVTGDKNVLDEEIAFLEGPALLEGQHDSFYKPEISEDKASVYEHAALALDLAIVRKGANGLPLFLGGDWNDGMNRVGIGGRGTSVWLGWFLAGALRSFIPYAEERGDTARAERWSAHLTELKKALETAAWDGGYYRRGTFDDGALLGSRESPECRIDSIAQSWSVLSGEGDPARAVTAMDAVLDQLVDEDARIIRLFTPPFVNSARDPGYIKAYPPGVRENGGQYTHAATWVVMALAELKRGDDAFRCFQILNPITHALDKASAEQYRVEPYVVAADVYGNEPYTSRGGWTWYTGSAGWLYRAAVEGILGIRLKDGRLYVRPSLPSEWDGFAAEVEQGGGKYRISVSKASNDSGYTLSINGREVTDPEEGYPLG from the coding sequence ATGTCTATTTCTCATCTTTCTCCGAGCCTTCCGCGCGAACCCGATATGAAGCAGATCGATCACAATGGTTCGATCCGTTCGACCTATCTGTCGATCGAAGACATCAAGGCGATGGGCGATGCGGTCGCCCGCAACGGCGTCGATCAGCTACCGGCTTTCGCCCCCTTCGATTTCTTCGCGCGCCATAAGGAAAACGAGAAGGAAATCCTGCGCGTCTACCGGACCACGGCGACCGACGTCGAGGCCGGCGAGACGATCACGCCGGCGGCAGAATGGCTTCTGGACAATCACTATATTGTCGAAGAGGCGATCCAGGAGGTGCGGCGCGACTTCCCCCGGCGCTTCTATCGCGAATTGCCGACCATGGTCGTCGGCGGCGTCGAGGTGCCGCGCACCCTCGTGCTTGCCTGGCTCTATGTCGCTCATACCCATAGCACGATCTCGCAGGAAAGCCTGACGGCGCTGGTCGACGGCTTCCAGGCCAGCGAAACGCTCAGGATCGGCGAACTGTGGGCGTTGCCCTCTCTGGTGCGCTACGTGCTCGTGGAAAATCTTCGCCGCATTTCGAGCCGTGTCGAAGCCAGCCGCCGGCTGCGCCGCCGCGCCAACGAGGCGGCCGACGAATTGGTGCGCCTGACCGATCCAGCCGGGGCGACCGCCTATCTGAAGACGCTGGAACCGCTTGCCGAAGACAATACCTTCTCGACGCAGTTCCTCTATCGCCTGCGCGACGGCTCGCAGACGTCGAGCCTGGCGATCACCTGGCTCGACGCGCGGCTGGAAGAGCTCGGCCGCAACACCGAAGAGACGACGGCGGCCGAACACAGCCGGCTCTCTTCCGGCAACGTGACGATGGGCAACATCATCCGCAGCCTTCGCGAGATCGACGATGCCGAATGGTCGGTCTGGGTCGAGCAGGTCAGCCATGTCGACAAGCTGCTCTGGGAGCATTCGGATTACGGCATCCTCGATTCCGGCTCGCGCAACAAATATCGCAAACAGATCGAGAAGCTGGCCAAGCGCTCGCCGCTGTCGGAAATGGAAATCGCCCAGCTGGCGCTCGATATGACCGATGCCGCCAAGGCCTCCGACGAGCCGCAGCCGCATGAACCGAATGTCGGCGGCTTCCTGTCGGGCGCGCAGCGGCCGAAGCTCGAGGCGCGGGCGAACTATCGCCCGACGATCATCCAGCATTTCGTGCGCGCCGTGCGCCGGTTCAACTGGCTGGCGATTGCCGTTCCCGTCATGCTGCTGACGGTCATTGCCATGGCGATCGTCGGCAAATTCATGGCCAATGCCGGCATGGGTGCGTTTGAAATCGCACTGCTGCTGATCATGTTCTCGGTGCCGGCGTCGGAGGGGGCGACAGGTCTCTTCAACACCTTGCTATCCTTCTTCGTGACGCCGGCGCGCCTCGTCGGTTACGAGTTCAAGGACGGCATTCCGGAAGATGCGCGGACACTGCTCGTCGTGCCCTGCCTGATCTCGAACCGCGACAGCGTCGACGACCACGTGCGCAATCTCGAGGTCCACTATCTCGCCAATCCCCGCGGCGAGATCTATTTCGCGATGCTCAGCGACTGGCCGGACAGCGAGGTCGAGGAAACGCCCGCCGATCTCGAGGTTCTCGATTATGCCAGGCGCGAGATCGCCAATCTTTCCGCCCGTTATGCCTATGACGGCAAGACGCGTTTCTATCTGTTGCATCGCCGCCGCCTCTACAATCCCTCGGAAGGCGTCTGGATGGGCTGGGAGCGCAAGCGCGGCAAGCTGCACGAGCTGAACATGCTTCTGCGCGGCGACCGCGACACGACCTATCTGCCGGGCGCCAATACCGTGCCGGCCAATGTGCAATATGTCATGACGCTCGATGCCGATACGCGCCTGATGCGCGATGCCGTCACCAAGCTCGTCGGCAAGCTCTATCATCCAATCAACCGCCCGGTCATCAATCCGAAAACCGGCCGCGTCGAAAGCGGCTATGGCGTGCTGCAGCCGCGGGTCACCCCGTCGCTGACGACGGGCAAGGACGCGTCGGTCTTCCAGCGCGTCTTTTCCATCAACCGTGGCCTCGATCCTTACGTCTTCACCGTTTCCGACGTCTATCAGGATCTCGCCGGCGAAGGCACCTTCACCGGCAAGGGCCTTTACCATGTCGATGCCTTCGAAGCGTCGTTGAAGGGCCGGATCGACGAGAACTCCGTGCTCAGCCACGATCTTCTCGAAGGCTCGATGGCGCGTTGCGCGCTCGTCACCGATCTCGAACTGGTGGAGGATTTCCCGATCCGCTACGAGGTGGAAACCTCGCGCCAGCATCGCTGGGCGCGCGGCGACTGGCAGCTTCTCCCCTACATGTTCAATCCGAAATACGGCGTCACGGCACTCGGCCGCTGGAAGATGTTCGACAATCTGCGCCGCTCGCTGACGCCGATCGCCTGGTTCTTCGCCTCCGTGCTCGGCTGGTATTTCATGGGTCCGCTCGGCGCGCTGATCTGGCAGATTCTGCTGATCTTCTGCCTCTTCGTCGCGCCGACGCTGTCGCTCATCAACGGCATCATCCCGCGCACGAGCGACATCATCGCCCGCGCCCATCTCTATACGGTCTGGTCCGATATCACCGCCGCCAATGCTCAGGTAGCACTGCGCATCGTCTTCATCGCCGATTCGGCTTGCATGATGGCAGATGCGATCGGCCGTTCGCTTTACCGCTTGTTCTTCAGCCGCAAGCTGATGCTGCAGTGGCGGACCGCCGCCAGCGTTCAGGCCGGCGGCCAGGGCACGCTGATTTCCTATTACAAGGCGATGTGGCATGCACCGGCGCTGGCGCTGCTGGCGCTCGGTTTTGCCGCTCTTCCCGGCGACAACGCCTTCCTCGTCGGCATTCCCTTCGCGCTGCTGTGGATCCTGTCGCCTGTTGTCGCCTGGTATGTCAGCCAGTCGGCGGAGACCGAGGACCGGCTCGAGGTCGCCGATTCCGTGTCGAGCGAACTGCGCAAGATCGCCCGGCGCACCTGGCGTTATTTCGAGACCTTCACGACGGCCGAGCAGAACTATCTGCCCCCGGACAATATCCAGGAAACGCCGCATGTGATCGTCGCGGCGCGCACCTCGCCGACCAATATCGGCGTCTATCTGCTTTCCGTCGTTTCCGGCCGGCATTTCGGCTGGTTCTCCTTCGAGGAGACGCTCGAGCGGCTGGAGCAGACGATCGCGACGATCGACAAAATGGAGAAATTCCGCGGTCACCTGTTCAACTGGTACCACACCGATACGCTGCAGACGCTTGGGCCCCGTTACGTCTCGGCCGTCGACAGCGGCAATCTCGCCGGCCATCTGATCGCCATTTCGTCGGCCTGCCGCAACTGGGCCGAGGCGCCGTCCGCTCATATGCAGGGCAATCTCGACGGCGTCGGCGACACGGCCGGCATTCTCCGCGAAGTGCTGGCGGACCTGCCCGATGACCGCAAGACCGTGCGCCCGCTGCGCCGCCGCCTGGAGGAGCGCATCGTTGGCTTCCAGAACGCGCTTGCCGCCGTCAAACGCGAGCACGAATTTGCCTCGATCCGAATCATCAACCTTGCGGTTCTCGCGCGCGACATCGAGAAGCTCGCCGCCAATCTCGACCATGAGGTCAAGTCGAAGCAGAGCGAAGAGGTCACCCAATGGGCGGCATCGCTGGTGAAGGTCTGCGAGGCGCATATTTCCGACAGCACCTTCGACCTTTCCAAAGTCGATGCACTAAGGCCGCGTCTGGTGGCGCTGCGCGACAAGGCGCGCGACCTCGCCTTCTCGATGGATTTCGGCTTCCTGTTCCGGCCGGAGCGGCGTCTGCTGTCGATCGGCTATCGCGTCGAAAGCGGTGAACTCGATCAGGCCTGCTATGACCTTCTCGCCTCGGAATGCCGCCTGACCAGCCTCTTCGGCATCGCCAAGGGCGACCTGCCGACGGAACACTGGTACCGCCTCGGCCGCCAGGTCGTGCCCGTCGGCTCGCGCGGTGCGCTGGTCTCCTGGTCCGGCTCGATGTTCGAATATCTGATGCCGCCACTCGTCATGCAGGAGCGCGGCGGGGGTATTCTCAACCAGACCAACAATCTGGTTGTCGTCGAGCAGATGAATTACGCTCGCAAGCTCGGCATTCCCTGGGGCATTTCGGAAGCGGCCTTCAATGCCCGCGACCATAACCTCAATTATCAGTACACGAATTTCGGCGTGCCGACGCTCGGCCTGAAGCGCGGTCTCGGCCACAATGCCGTTATCGCGCCCTATGCCTCGCTGCTTGCCAGCCAGTACGATCCGCCGGCTGCGCTGGAAAACCTGCAGAGGCTGCGCAAGCTTGGCGCACTCGGCAAGTTCGGCTTCCACGACGCCGTCGACTTCACGCCGACGCGCGTGCCGGAAGGCAAGAAATGCGCGGTGGTCTACAATTATTATGCCCACCATCACGGCATGTCGATCGCGGCGGTTGCCAATGTCGCCTTCAACGGTCATCTGCGCGAACTCTTCCACGCCGATCCTGTCATCGAGGCGGCGGAACTGCTGCTGCAGGAAAAGGCGCCGCGCGACATTCCCGTCATGAGCGGCAAGCACGAATCCGATACGCCCGCCAGCATCCAGGACGATCTCCTGCGGCCGGAACTCAGGAAGATCAGCGATCCGGCTTCGCGCGACCGCGAACTCGTCTTCCTGTCGAACGGCCATTATTCGGTGATGCTGACGGCGACGGGCGCAGGTTATTCCCGCTGGAACAATCTTTCCGTTTCCCGTTGGAAGCCTGATCCGACTGAAGACCGCTGGGGCAGTTTCATCTTCCTGCGTGATACCGCCACCAACGAATGGTGGTCGGCGACATCAGAGCCGAAGGGCGTCGAAGGCGAAAAGACCATGGTCGAATTCGCCGACGAGAAGGCGCAGTTCACCAAGATTGTCGGCGACCTCACAAGCGAGGTGGAGTGCATCGTCGCCACCGAGCATGATGCCGAGGCCCGTCGTGTTACGCTGCTCAACATGGGCACGGAAGACCGTTTCATCGAGGTCACTTCCTATCTCGAGCCGGTGATCACCTCCGACGATACCGACAATGCGCATCCGGCATTTGCCCGCATGTTCGTCAAGACAGAGATCGGCAAGCGCGGCGACGTCATCCGTGCCGAACGCAACAAGCGCGATCCGAACGAGCCGAACATCAGCATCGCACATCTGATCGTCGACAATGCCGGCGACACCCGCCATACCGAATTCGAGACCGACCGGCGCAAGTTCATCGGCCGTGGCCGCAGTCTTGCCGATGCGGCCGCCTTCGACCCGGGCGCTACGCTTTCCGGCAGCGACGGCTTCATGCTCGATGCCGTGATGTCGCTGCGTCGCACCGTCCGCGTACCGGCCGGCAAGAAAGTCAGCGTGATCTTCTGGACGATTGCGGCGCCAAGCCGCGAGGAAGTCGACAAGGCGGTCAATCGCTACCGTCATCCCGACGCCTTCACCCACGAGCTCGTCCAGGCCTGGACACGCACGCAGGTACAGATGCGCCATGTCGGCGTCACCTCCCAGCAGGCGGCGGCCTTCCAGCATCTTGGACGCTATCTCGTCTATCCCGACATGCAACTGCGCAAGGACGAGGCGACCGTCGAGGCTGGCCTGCAGTCGCAATCAGCGCTCTGGCCGCTGGCAATCTCCGGTGACTTCCCGATCTTCACGCTGCGCATTAACGACGACATGGATCTCGACATCGCCCGCGAGGCGCTGCTGGCGCAGGAATATCTGCGCTCGCGCGGCGTCACCGCCGATCTCGTCATCATGAACGAACGCGCTTCGTCCTATGCGCAGGACATGCAGCATGCGCTTGACGCCATGTGCGAAAACGTACGTCGCATGGGCCAGGCCGACGGGTTGCGCCAGCATATCTTTGCGGTTCGCAAGGACCTGATGGAGGAAGCCACTTATCATGCGCTGATCGCGGCTTCCCGCGTCACGCTGCACACCAAGAACGGCAAGGTGGTCGACCAGATCAACCGCGCCGTCGCGCTGTTTGCACCCTCGAAGGAGGAACTGCAGGAGATGGAACGGGCCGAGCGCAACAAGGCCCCCGTCAAGCGTATTGCGCCGGTGCCGCCACCTGTCGTGCCCGCCGTCGTCATCGAGGAGGAAGGCGATCTCGACTTCTGGAACGGCATCGGCGGCTTTGCCCGCGACGGACGCGAATATGTCGTTCGGCTGCCGGGAGGTCATGCGACGCCGCAGCCCTGGATCAATGTCATTTCCAACGACAGCTTCGGCTTCCACGTGTCGGCCGAGGGCTCGGGCTTCACCTGGAGCGTCAATTCGCGCGACTATCAGCTGACCTCCTGGTCGAACGATGCAGTGGTCAACCGTTCGGGCGAGGCGTTCTATCTCACCGATCTGGACAGCGGTGCTGTCATGACGCCGTTCGCAGCGCTTTCCCGCCGTCCGGACATCCGTTTCGAAGCCCGCCACGGGCTCGGCTATTCCGTCTTCTCCAGCGTTCAGCACGATATCGCGCTCGAGCTGACGCAGACGATCGACCGCGAAAAGCCGGTGAAACTGCAACGCCTGCGCCTGCGCAACACCGGTTCGACCAGTCGCAAGCTGCGTCTCTACGGCTATGTCGAATGGATCCTCGGCAGCAATCCGGGACGCACGGTGCCTTTCATCCTGTCGAGCCATGATGAGGAGACGGGGGCGCTATTTGCCACCAATCCCTACAGCATCGATTTTTCCAACCGTACTGCCTTCTTCGCGGCGAGCGAGACGCTTTCGAGTTTCTCGGCAAGCCGGCGCGAATTCATCGGCAAGGCGGGGACGATCCAGGCACCGCAGGCCGTCATTTCCGCCGCCGCCCTTTCCGGCGCGACCGAACTTGACGGTGATCCGGCCGCGGCGCTTGCTATCGACATCGAGCTCGGTGCCGGCGAGGAGCGCGACTTCACCTTCTTCCTCGGCGATACCCCGACGGAAGAAGAAGCGCGGACTGTTATCGCCGATATCCGCAAGGCTTCGTTCGACGAGACCGTCGAGGCAAACCGCGCCTTCTGGCGGGATTTCACCGGCAGGCTGCAGATATCGACTCCGGATCGCGGGATGAACAATCTCGTCAACACCTGGCTGCCCTATCAGAGCCTCGGCTGCCGCATCATGGCCCGCACCGCCTTCTACCAGGCAAGCGGCGCCTTCGGCTTCCGCGACCAGCTGCAGGACACGCTGGCCTTCGTGCTGCACGAACCCTCGCTTGCCCGCCGGCAGATCCTGAATGCCGCTTCGCGGCAATTCCGTGAAGGCGATGTACAGCATTGGTGGCTGCCCGGAACGGGTGCCGGCGTGCGCACGCTGATCTCGGACGATGTCGTCTGGCTCGCTTACGCGATCCATCACTACTGCAGTGTCACCGGCGACAAAAACGTGCTCGACGAGGAGATCGCCTTCCTGGAAGGGCCGGCACTGCTCGAAGGCCAGCACGACTCGTTCTACAAGCCGGAGATTTCCGAGGACAAGGCGAGCGTCTACGAACATGCGGCGCTGGCGCTCGATCTCGCTATCGTCCGCAAGGGGGCAAACGGCCTGCCGCTGTTCCTCGGCGGCGACTGGAACGACGGCATGAACCGCGTCGGCATCGGCGGGCGTGGCACCAGCGTCTGGCTCGGCTGGTTCCTGGCGGGGGCATTGCGCTCCTTCATTCCCTATGCCGAAGAGCGCGGCGACACGGCCCGCGCAGAGCGCTGGTCGGCGCATCTCACCGAGCTGAAGAAGGCACTCGAAACCGCGGCCTGGGATGGCGGCTACTATCGCCGCGGCACGTTCGACGACGGTGCACTGCTCGGCTCCAGGGAAAGCCCGGAATGCCGGATCGATTCGATCGCGCAGTCCTGGAGCGTGCTGTCGGGCGAGGGCGATCCGGCCCGCGCCGTCACGGCGATGGATGCGGTGCTCGATCAGCTGGTTGACGAGGATGCCCGCATCATCCGGCTGTTCACGCCGCCTTTCGTCAATTCCGCCAGGGATCCCGGCTATATCAAGGCCTATCCGCCGGGTGTGCGTGAAAATGGCGGGCAATATACCCATGCGGCGACCTGGGTGGTGATGGCGCTGGCGGAGCTGAAGCGGGGCGACGATGCCTTCCGCTGCTTCCAGATCCTCAATCCGATCACCCATGCGCTCGACAAGGCTTCAGCGGAGCAATACCGCGTCGAACCCTATGTCGTGGCGGCCGACGTCTACGGAAACGAGCCTTATACGTCACGCGGCGGCTGGACCTGGTATACCGGGTCAGCCGGCTGGCTCTACCGCGCCGCCGTCGAGGGCATCCTCGGTATCCGACTGAAGGACGGTCGGCTCTATGTGCGCCCGTCGCTCCCGTCGGAATGGGACGGTTTTGCGGCAGAGGTGGAGCAAGGCGGCGGGAAATACCGCATTTCGGTCTCAAAAGCGTCCAATGACAGCGGCTACACTCTGTCGATCAACGGTCGCGAAGTCACCGATCCCGAAGAGGGATATCCGCTCGGATAA
- a CDS encoding ABC transporter ATP-binding protein, whose protein sequence is MSAALEIDDLSVVYDHFHALKDVSIAIESGESFGLVGESGSGKSTLLRAVAGLAPISGGAINIDGEPLKGSKRSKAFYRRVQMVFQDPYGSLHPRQTIDRLLLEPLAIHGIADGEKRIARALDEVGLGNGFRFRYPHQLSGGQRQRVAIARALIVEPSILLLDEPTSALDASVQAEVLNLLEEIRRDRKLTFVMVSHDLGVVTHMCERLAVMRNGAVVERLSSQELATGAVHEDYTRNLMIASKGFVKA, encoded by the coding sequence ATGAGCGCAGCTCTCGAGATCGACGATCTCAGCGTCGTCTACGACCATTTTCATGCGCTGAAGGATGTCAGCATCGCCATCGAAAGCGGCGAATCCTTCGGTCTCGTCGGTGAATCCGGCTCGGGAAAATCGACCTTGCTGCGGGCCGTTGCTGGACTTGCGCCGATCAGCGGCGGCGCGATCAATATCGACGGTGAGCCGCTCAAGGGTTCGAAGCGCAGCAAAGCCTTCTACCGGCGCGTGCAAATGGTCTTCCAGGATCCTTATGGTTCGCTGCATCCGCGCCAGACGATTGACCGGCTTCTGCTCGAACCGCTTGCAATCCACGGCATCGCCGACGGCGAGAAGCGCATCGCCCGCGCGCTCGACGAGGTCGGCCTCGGCAATGGTTTCCGTTTCCGCTACCCGCACCAGCTCTCCGGCGGCCAGCGCCAGCGCGTCGCGATCGCCCGGGCGCTGATCGTGGAACCGTCGATCCTGCTGCTCGACGAGCCGACATCGGCGCTCGACGCCTCGGTGCAGGCCGAGGTGCTGAACCTGCTGGAAGAGATCCGACGCGACCGCAAGCTCACCTTTGTGATGGTCAGTCATGATCTCGGGGTCGTCACCCATATGTGTGAAAGGCTCGCCGTGATGCGCAACGGCGCCGTCGTCGAGCGGTTGAGCTCGCAGGAACTGGCAACGGGTGCGGTTCACGAGGACTATACGAGAAATTTGATGATCGCGAGCAAGGGTTTCGTCAAAGCGTGA